taagtggtgtctttgtgcatacagccttctacgcgtattttcttaggatcgagagggtagtggaactgcgtagatttctctggtggacacagtagaatcattaacttagcctgcaatggcgtcgaaagtcatgtaacgcgaatggcgttttatggatccttaaacaaaatatacccttatggagctcaataatggaaagtcagttggataaactaggcaggaatctcaaaagcgacgagtaatggacttcgacaacaatctatcgcccgtcgagacgaaatcaaagtgagctgtatttacctgaagtacacggtaatttgacacgattgagtttcttgtcttcacgcacgcaatgaaataggaagaggttttcgcctctaagagcaaatatgttgtttgtttcaataaaattctcACTttaaaaggattctgtggtattttctgcctttgtaaattacaatatcatgttgtgtattgaattttcgagcttaaggttgaaatgtgatatgggagaagttttttagtattgctctgtaagcaggaagggttcacaggcctgttggaagcgtgcttgagtttcaacaaaatgagtcccaaaatcagtgaaaaattgtgacgcagatgaataataaagtagctgctatttccaaaatgatggaattacctggtgataaataacgtcgtacgcgtcttggagagtaaattttgactttgcataaacaagagttgggcgattgtgatctttgttttgacttcgctcatttcattgtcaaactttatagcacctgacagaaaaagaaactttcaaaaacccggtatcttgccatcatttgacacagatacttcactgtttggcgagtaaacatgccgcggtaacttaatcacggcgcccgctgaattccggcatgtcactttcgattttgcgatttatttgaacgtagcaaaaatctcccaaaatgtttgtcgctgatcgtaactttttatcttctatattcacggttcaaaattaatgttgttttcatgtcgtaaatattttattctcgatcgaccgtcccggaaacttcgttctgctctttctaaaaactgtgtatcaatagttatttgcttttgcatcaatatttgttttgcataaagcaagctaagagaatctgtaccttgctgagttcgcatttgttagcgttaatagtattttcggtcagatgtttctgttttatgaggggtttattgttttggtctcccatcctgacactaaccccATTCCAATACCatacaattcagtgccttctgattttcagtaacacgtaccacaggcaacccagtgtatgcttcacggaagcatctcgtttaaaATAGCGATGAGTTATATTCAAACCCAAAGGTGACTGCATAAGATTCAAATATCAGTGAAAGAAGAGACACGTGCTTTCCAAAGTGTCCTATTCACCTACAAGCAAATCGAGCGAGATTCGCGGCTGAAAATATGGTAATCGGATAAAAGAGTTAAAATCGTGTTTATGTGCTACAGTCGAACCTATagcggccaccctcgggacttGAGGAACTGACGGCGTAATcaaggtggccgcttaatacagtATAATGTCAATTTTAATGGCGTGCCATTAAAAAGCACTTTATGCAAGGAAACAATAGGACAATCAACACTCTTTCAAGGCATCAATACTTTAAACAAAGTTGCCAACTTGTAACTTAAAGGTACGGAACATTTTTGAAAGGGCCAACAAACAACAGGAAAGTCTGGATAATATAAAGGGTAAGGAATTAAACAAAGGTGGAGGTTATGGCCTGAAAACCCCTTTCGAGTATACCTTTGAAGGCGATTCATTCTCCATCGCGTTCTAGAGGACAAGCTTCTTAAACAGGAGTTTCTAGCAAAGAGGGAAGCATTTTCAAAGCGaacatttttttgcctttgtgaTTTTGTACTGTACTTCTTCAGCACATTGCAGATAAATGGAGAGAGTTAACGACTAAGCGGCCGATTATCAGCTTACAGTAGCTTTGTACAAGTTATTTCTTTATAGTGATAGATCGCattttaaacacaataaaatgCTGCATAAAATGACATGTGGCTTAGTTTCTGTTcaagggtggccgcttaatacaggtaaaAGAAACAAAGCAAGACAAACATAAGACTGCTACAGGGTGGCCGCGGCCGCTCAATAGAGGTGGCCACCTATTACAGGTAACAAATACAGCGTTTGTATGGGAAAAAATCGCGCCTTTGAAAActgtccgcttaatagagggtggccgcttaacgcagggccgttatatacaggtccgactgtatattatctcactgttttaatATATACAAAAGCAActgttcaccgaagtggaggtggctagcagtggatatttacctccgCACTGCGCTCCTTGGTAAGTATCCACCAATAACCACCTCCTCCTCGGTGAATACTTGTTAAATATGCCAAAATTACGATACTTGACAAAAGAATAGCAGGTTTCCAAAGAACAGAAGTATGTGGGAAAAAAACCCTGCCACTATGATAAAAGATTTGACGCTTAGGGCCCCCCTAGAGGCACCTGCCATTTTTTTTAAGCTTCTTTCACCTAAATTAATGAAAACTGACCGACTGTTGTTCTCCAGGGGATGAGACCTGAGTAAAAACAATACACCCATTAGAATCAACTGAGATAAATCTAAAGAGAGCATATTTTTACTTTGTGACGAGTGCAATTCTGATGCGTGCGCCGCACGAGATAAAAAAACCTAGGGAAACCAGCAGCTGTTCTTAacgcaaaacaacaaagaaacctGCAGATCCTAACGAAATATTGCATTTCCAGCTTTTCTTGCAGTAACCCAAGTCAGCACAATAATGGCTTCTCCCTCCACCAGCACAAGTGAGTCAGTTTCTACAAGTTTGTCTCCATCCTTCAGTGTTAGCACTTCACGGTCTGTAAGTGCTTCTCCCTCCTCCAGCGCAAGTGAGTCAGCTTCTACAAGTTTCTCTCCATCGTTCAGTGTTAGCACTTCAATGTCTAAAAGTGCTTCACCCTCCATCAGCACAAGTGaatcagcttctacaagtgtgtctcCATCCCTCAGCATTAGCGTTTCACGTTCTACAAGTGTATCAATATCCTTTAGTGTTAGCACTTCAATGTCCACAAGTGCTTCTCCCTCCAAAAGCGCAAGTCAATCACCTTCTACAAGTGTGTCGCCATCCCTCAGCATTAGCGTTTCAGAGTCTCCAAGTGTTTCTCCCTCCATCAGCGAAGGTAaatcagcttctacaagtgtgtctcCATCCCTCAGCATTAGCGTTTTACGTTCTTCAAGTGTATCAATATCCTTTGGTGTTCGCACTTCAATGTCCACAAGTGCTTCTACCTCCAGAAGCACAAGTCAATCAGGTTCTACAAGTGTGTCGCCATCCCTCAGCATTAGCGTTTCACGTTCTACAAGTGTATCAATATCCTTAAGTGTTAGCACTTCAATGTCCACAAGTGCTTCTCCTTCCATAAGCACAACTCaatcagcttctacaagtgtgtcACCATCCCTCAGCATTAGCGTTTCAGAGTCTCCAAGTGTTTCTCCCTCCATCAGCGAAAGTAaatcagcttctacaagtgtgtctcCATCCCTCAGCATTAGCATTTCACGTTCTACAAGTGTATCAATATCCTTTAGTGTTAGCACTTCAATGTCCACAAGTGCTTCTCCCTCCAAAAGCGCAAGTCAATCACCTTCTACAAGTGTGTCGCCATCCCTCAGCATTAGCGTTTCAGAGACTCCAAGTGTTTCTCCCTTCATCAGCGAAGGTAaatcagcttctacaagtgCGTCTCCAACCGTCAGCATTAGCGCTTCACGTTCTACAAGTGTATCAATATCCTTTAGTGTTAGCACTTCAATATCCACAAGTGCTTCTCCCTCCAAAAGCGCAAGTCAATCACCTTCTACAAGTGTGTCGCCATCCCTCAGCATTAGCGTTTCAGAGTCTCCAAGTGTTTCTCCCTCCATCAGCGAAAGTGaatcagcttctacaagtgtgtctcCATCCCTCAGCATTAGCGTTTCACGTTCTACAAGTGTATCAATATCCTTTAGTGTTAGCACTTCAGTGTCCACAAGTGCTTCTCTTTCCATAAGCGCAACTCCatcagcttctacaagtgtgtcgCCATCCCTCAGCATTAGCGTTTCAGAGTCTCCAAGTGTTTCCCCCTCCATCAGCACAAGTGAATCAACTTCTACAAGTGTGTCGCCATCCCTCAGCATTAGCGTTTCAGAGTCTCCAAGTGTTTCTCCCTCCATCAGCGAAGGTGaatcagcttctacaagtgtgtctcCATCCCTCAGCATTAGCGTTTCACGTTCTACAAGTGTATCCATATCCTTTAGTGTTAGCACTTCAGTGTCCACAAGTGCTTCTCTTTCCATAAGCGCAACTCaatcagcttctacaagtgtgtcgCCATCCCTCAGCATTAGCGTTTCAGAGTCTCCAGAGGTTTCTCCCTCCATCAGCGAAGGTGaatcagcttctacaagtgtgtTTCCATCCCTCAGCATTAGCGTTTCACGTTCTACAAGTGTATCAATATCCTTTAGTGTTAGCACTCCAATGTCCACAATTGCTTCTCCTTCCATAAGCACAACTAaatcagcttctacaagtgtgtcgCCATCCCTCAGCATTAGCGTTTCACGTTCTACAAGCGTATCAATATCCTTAAGTGTGAGCACTTCAATGTCCACAAGTGCTTCTCCTTCCATAAGCGCAACTCaatcagcttctacaagtgtgtcgCCATCCCTCAGCATTACCGTTTCAGAGTCTCCAAGTGTTTCTCCCTCCATCAGCGAAGGTGaatcagcttctacaagtgtgtcgCCATCCCTCAGCATTAGCGTTTCACGTTCTACAAGCGTATCAATATCCTTTAGTGTTAGCACTTCAGTGTCCACAAGTGCTTCTCTTTCCATAAGCGCAACTCaatcagcttctacaagtgtgtcgCCATCCCTCAGCATTAGCGTTTCAGAGTCTCCAAGTGTTTCTCCCTCCATCAGCGAAGGTGaatcagcttctacaagtgtgtctcCATCCCTCAGCATTAGCGTTTCACGTTCTACAAGTGTATCAATATCCTTTAGTGTTAGCACTTCAATGTCCAAAAGTGCTTCTCCTTCCATAAGCACAAATCAATCAGCTTCTACAAGTTTGTCGCCATCCCTCAGCATTAGCGTTTCAGAGTCTCTAAGTGTTTCTCCCTCTATCAGCGATGGTGAATCAGCTTCATCAAGTGTGTCTCCATCCCTCAGCAGTAGCGCTTCACGTTCTACAAGTGTATCAATATCCTTCAGTGTTAGCACTTCAGGGTCTGCAAGTGCTTCTCCCTCCATCAGCGAAAGTGAATCAActtctacaagtgtgtctcCATCCCTTAGCATTAGCGCTTCACGTTCTACAAGTGTATCAATATCCTTTAGTGTTAGCACTTCAATATCCACAAGTGCTTCTCCTTCCATAAGCGCAAGTCAATCACCTTCTACAAGTGTGTCGCCATCCCTCAGCATTAGCGTATCAGAGTCTCCAATTGTTTCTCCCTCCAT
The Montipora capricornis isolate CH-2021 chromosome 10, ASM3666992v2, whole genome shotgun sequence genome window above contains:
- the LOC138020418 gene encoding streptococcal hemagglutinin-like translates to MVCNAFLFSAVLQAFLAVTQVSTIMASPSTSTSESVSTSLSPSFSVSTSRSVSASPSSSASESASTSFSPSFSVSTSMSKSASPSISTSESASTSVSPSLSISVSRSTSVSISFSVSTSMSTSASPSKSASQSPSTSVSPSLSISVSESPSVSPSISEGKSASTSVSPSLSISVLRSSSVSISFGVRTSMSTSASTSRSTSQSGSTSVSPSLSISVSRSTSVSISLSVSTSMSTSASPSISTTQSASTSVSPSLSISVSESPSVSPSISESKSASTSVSPSLSISISRSTSVSISFSVSTSMSTSASPSKSASQSPSTSVSPSLSISVSETPSVSPFISEGKSASTSASPTVSISASRSTSVSISFSVSTSISTSASPSKSASQSPSTSVSPSLSISVSESPSVSPSISESESASTSVSPSLSISVSRSTSVSISFSVSTSVSTSASLSISATPSASTSVSPSLSISVSESPSVSPSISTSESTSTSVSPSLSISVSESPSVSPSISEGESASTSVSPSLSISVSRSTSVSISFSVSTSVSTSASLSISATQSASTSVSPSLSISVSESPEVSPSISEGESASTSVFPSLSISVSRSTSVSISFSVSTPMSTIASPSISTTKSASTSVSPSLSISVSRSTSVSISLSVSTSMSTSASPSISATQSASTSVSPSLSITVSESPSVSPSISEGESASTSVSPSLSISVSRSTSVSISFSVSTSVSTSASLSISATQSASTSVSPSLSISVSESPSVSPSISEGESASTSVSPSLSISVSRSTSVSISFSVSTSMSKSASPSISTNQSASTSLSPSLSISVSESLSVSPSISDGESASSSVSPSLSSSASRSTSVSISFSVSTSGSASASPSISESESTSTSVSPSLSISASRSTSVSISFSVSTSISTSASPSISASQSPSTSVSPSLSISVSESPIVSPSISEGESASTSVSPSLSISASRSTSVSISFSVSTSISTSASPSISASQSPSTSVSPSLSISVSESPIVSPSISEGESASTM